The Salvia miltiorrhiza cultivar Shanhuang (shh) chromosome 1, IMPLAD_Smil_shh, whole genome shotgun sequence genome has a window encoding:
- the LOC131011875 gene encoding uncharacterized protein LOC131011875 — MENYSYNSSYPESGDSSPRSREIDFENPPPWEDSQGNQPLPNYKVKFMCSYGGKIHPRPHDNQLSYIGGETKILSVDRNIKFGSLLPKLIALCDNENISFKYQLPGEDLDALISVTNDDDLEHMMHEYERLYRISPKPARLRIFIFPTLNQSLSSSTRSFGSDSEVKSEKERFVEALNSAPIITAPPHTVSAAAPQPQAQALLQPPASNMDFLFGLEKANAMAAAAVQPPVQQPMMGRVPEMEDPVFLPGQDERSMGLDPIQKHIQDLQRLRLEEQQGIYIRKSEDNLSGGYPAGEYYKVPEKAPSPVMPGIVPHWPDNRQIPGGMFPGSTVNSEQPVYMIQTPAGAYHAPMMRPMAGAPAQGYYTVQRMASDQQQQQQQQQQQQQQMQQQQQQQQQQQMQHQQQQMYNVIPHPQSAVGSMAPQQQKATGYSEGFGMVRAGTGGGLGMVTEAGYAQVAYDVGAGRQVIYTTQGGVMGAPQQYQAMVSAADMRTAGGMNPEAGGKGDPKVTQTQASL; from the coding sequence ATGGAGAACTACTCCTACAACTCCTCCTACCCCGAGTCCGGCGACTCCTCGCCGCGCTCTCGCGAGATCGACTTCGAGAATCCGCCGCCCTGGGAGGATTCGCAGGGGAATCAGCCGCTCCCTAATTATAAGGTCAAGTTTATGTGCAGCTACGGTGGGAAGATTCACCCGCGGCCGCACGATAACCAGCTCTCGTACATCGGAGGCGAGACGAAGATCCTCTCAGTCGATCGCAACATTAAATTCGGCTCTCTGCTCCCCAAGCTCATCGCGCTCTGTGATAACGAGAATATCTCGTTTAAGTACCAGCTTCCCGGCGAAGATCTGGACGCTTTGATTTCGGTCACAAACGATGATGATCTGGAACACATGATGCACGAGTATGAGCGGTTGTACCGGATTTCGCCTAAGCCGGCGAGGCTGAGGATTTTCATTTTCCCCACGCTGAATCAGAGCCTTAGTTCCTCCACTAGGAGCTTCGGCTCCGATAGTGAGGTCAAGTCGGAGAAGGAGAGGTTTGTGGAGGCGTTGAATTCTGCGCCGATTATCACCGCGCCGCCGCATACGGTGTCGGCTGCAGCTCCACAGCCGCAGGCGCAGGCGCTGCTGCAGCCGCCGGCTAGTAACATGGATTTCCTGTTCGGCTTGGAGAAAGCGAATGcaatggcggcggcggcggtgcaaCCTCCGGTTCAGCAGCCGATGATGGGGAGAGTTCCGGAGATGGAGGATCCGGTTTTCCTTCCAGGACAGGATGAGCGGTCCATGGGGTTGGATCCGATCCAGAAGCACATTCAGGATCTGCAGCGACTGAGGCTTGAGGAGCAGCAAGGAATCTATATAAGAAAAAGCGAGGATAATCTCTCCGGAGGGTATCCCGCCGGTGAGTATTACAAGGTGCCGGAGAAAGCCCCTTCGCCGGTCATGCCCGGCATCGTTCCTCACTGGCCTGACAACAGGCAAATCCCCGGCGGAATGTTCCCGGGGAGCACCGTCAACAGCGAACAACCGGTTTACATGATCCAAACGCCGGCGGGTGCGTACCACGCGCCGATGATGAGACCGATGGCCGGAGCTCCGGCGCAGGGGTACTACACAGTTCAGCGGATGGCGTCggaccagcagcagcagcagcaacagcaacagCAACAGCAACAACAGATGCAACAACAGCAACAGcaacagcaacagcagcagATGCAACACCAGCAGCAGCAGATGTACAATGTGATTCCGCATCCACAGTCAGCTGTTGGTTCGATGGCGCCGCAGCAGCAGAAGGCGACGGGATACTCCGAGGGTTTCGGGATGGTGAGAGCAGGGACAGGTGGCGGGCTAGGAATGGTGACGGAAGCCGGGTACGCACAGGTGGCGTACGATGTGGGGGCGGGGAGACAGGTGATCTACACGACGCAAGGGGGCGTGATGGGGGCGCCGCAGCAATATCAAGCCATGGTGAGCGCGGCCGACATGCGGACAGCTGGAGGAATGAATCCTGAAGCCGGTGGAAAGGGTGACCCCAAAGTTACGCAAACTCAGGCTTCTTTGTGA